The Brassica napus cultivar Da-Ae unplaced genomic scaffold, Da-Ae ScsIHWf_550;HRSCAF=826, whole genome shotgun sequence DNA window ATAGCTTCTGGGCTGCTGTTACAAGACACCACCACCAGGTTTTGTTTCAAAATCTTTACATCTCATCATGTCTATGATTTAGATCGTACCATGTCTATGATTTAGATCGTATGATAATGCATAACTAAACTTTGCTTTGATTCTTTATAGTTGCAAAGGTTCATCAAACATGAGATGGGAAGAACCGAGATCACACATgggtaaaatattttatatgcttttttttttgttaaaatgtaaattatattacaGAAGTAAATGTTTGTTACAAGCTAGGTGCAGAGATCTTCGTTGGCAAAAAAAAGGGAAGCTAAACGTGAAAATCAGTATGAGAAAATTGGATTAGCTATAAGTTAACCAGAATGAAAGGAGACTGGCAGACCTTTGCTGAACCTTTGTGAAGGATGGTCTGGGTAAGCCTGTCACTGTGAGAAAGGTAGTACCATGAGATTTAGCAACGCATAAGTGTAACCTGTTTTCCTCTTTTTCCAGAGAAGATAAGAATGTTCCTTGAGTGACCAGTTTTCTTAGTAAGAAACAAGATTCTTCTGCTGGAGAAAAGGAAGCCAAcgatcaatttttaaaaaaatttgtttagttAACATTATTgtgttgagaaaaaaaaatttacattattaattcatattatatgaatgatatattttaaattccatcgtaacatatttgaaaaaaattaaaatatgctGAAACATAACATTGTTTGAATCCATTTTCAATATTTGATCAAACCATCCGAACAGCACTCAAAGCAAAAATAATGTTTATCATTCATCGATTGAATGTATGTCAAACATTCGATTAAAGAATCATTAGCACCATTATAAGACTTTATGTAGTTGCGTGAAAGTATTTCAATATCTTAATCTAAGGATTTTAGATCATGGATGAactaaatataacaaatatttatcgtcctaaaaaaattaaatattatgtataaatgaAATGAAACAACTATAAAAAGTTAGAAATAACTTTTTATACCTAATCGTAAACGTACTTTCATATCCaagtaaaacaaatatttttaaaaaaaatcaaatgtagCCATTATCATTTTCATCgaattatttaaaatgatgagaaaaaataacaaaacaaataattaaagtctatgttattttaattaataataagttTATAGTTTCATTACAATTTAAGATACTTTTATATTATTCATTCATTCGCtgcccgcccgtagggcgggtttCCCCTAGTATACTATACGATATAGTATAGTTGGTGATTCCATCTttttcatctctctctttttcagACAAGGCGACATGCACTCACCAGTCCACCATTGTTATTCTTGACCACCAACAGAAACTTATTTGCTTGAAATTATCTTCTTGAATATGAATCGGAAATCGACTTTGCCTTGCAGCCGATGTGGTGCCGTCTTGCTCGAACCTTTCAGAATCCCAGAAACCTCCCCATTCTGTCACAGCACGAGACATGGAAATCTGTCTTCTTCTCTCACCGCCGTGATTCCAAACGGTTGCGTCGTGGATCATACATATTCACCTTTCCCTCTTAATTAATCTATCAAAATTTAGCTTTAATGATATGTGAACAAGAGAAAACCATGATCTATCTTTTACattaactaattattaattttaaatggtTTTGGTTGCAGGTTGTGTCGGTTGTTTAAAAGAGCACAATTgtattattatagaaaatatgtgTTGTATCGTTGTTAATTAGGTCAAAACCAAGGTTTTGAAAACCGGACCGGACCGGCCGGTCCGACCGGTTCAACCGTGAATCGGTTAACATACTGAGTCCGGGTTGAGTTAAAACCCGGATTGAAATTGAACCGTCAAAACCGATCAAAAACCGGCTAAACCGGCGATTCGGGTCAATAAATAAACCCGGTtcagtaaataataaatgtaactgcATTAATTTGTGATGTAAAAATGGTACGTTTTTATTGGATTCTAGATTCTTACCATTCCGTTTGAAATCCACAATCGTTTCTTtcctcttttaatttttattaacatttgtttCCTTCTTTTGCAAATGTAAATGtttcttatttatatttgtttccttgtgttttcttgtccAAAGGAAGATTagcctttgttttcttcttttcaatTATACGcactatatatgtttatatccATTGAtggttcattttattttaacttatatataaaaaaatataaagaatagtGGTCAGGCGCAAAACCAATAGTTAGtgatcataaaaaaattatttaataattatttaattatatgtttatttattaatactaaaatatttctAAGTGTATTTTCTGGTAATCACATTTCcccacacacatatatatatatatatatataacaaaatcttAAAACCCGGTTGAACCAGTTGAACCGGTTCAACCAGTCACCCAGTAACAATACCGAGTCGATGTCCGATCCGGTTTAAAAACCTTGGTTTTCTTATAAAAACCGACATAGGTCCTACAAAAGCCCAATAAAATGGGGTTTTAGGCCTAAATTTGTTTGAAaaccgaaaagatgtcgagtcgagagagagagagaggagagatgcagatgccccccccccccccccccaccccaaTTGACCTTggagtttgtttttttgttagtGTCAACACGTGCGACCCACGTGAAAACTCTCCCTTTCCAGCTTCGTGCTTTGTCTCTTCCTGCGTCTCTCACTCTCTCGTTTTCTCTGCCAAAATCTTTTGACCAACGATCCCTGTCTCATCGGAAACATCGAGTATCTCTCTGCGGCGGAGTAGAATTTAGAAATGTGGAAGGAGGAATCGTTGGATTTAGTACTAGTGCCGGCGGGTCTCGCCGTGATGGTCGGTTACCATGTCTGGCTCGGCTACACCATTATCCACCGTCCCAAGCTCACCGCTATCTCCCTCAACGCTGAATCTCGACGACTATGGGTCTTCGCTATGATGGACGTACGTTTCtcccttctcctcttcttctttcgATACAATTGAAAACTGATAAAAGCATAGTTTGTGGATTAgctaaaacatagaaaaaattgaaaagggTTTATGAGTAATGATCATGATGAGAACAGTAAAGGTAAATACTTTTAGCTGTTAAGTGATGTAAAGATGTGATCTCCAAAAGTTAGAATCAACTTTTGAgtacagttacaaaaaaaaagaaaaaaaaaacttagagtAGTAGACTGTGGCTTAACCTTGGAGCTAGACAATGGCTTTCACTAGAGTGATTTGTTAGTTCCTTCTAGTTGAGTTTGCTGTTTAAATTTCAGTTTTGGTCATTGTTATTTGTGCAGGATCCGATGAAAAACGGTGTATTGGCAGTACAGACAATCAGGAACAACATAATGGCATCAACCGTTTTAGCCACAACAGCAATCACTCTCTGTTCCATCATCGGCCTCTTCGTAAGCAGCACCTCCGCTTCGGAATCCACAGCGTCGCCTATGATATACGGCAACAAAAGCCCTCTCCTTGCAACCATCAAGAACTTCTCAATCCTCATCTGTTTCCTCATGGCCTTTCTCTGCAACGTCCAGTCCATCAGGTACTACGCTCACGTTAGTTTCCTTGTCACTGTGCCCGTCTCCAGAGGGGAAAAAGAGCACTGCGAGTACGTGGCTAGGAACCTGAACCGAGCTCTCTACTTCTGGTTTCTCGGGTTGAGGGCTTTCTACTTCTCATTCCCTCTATTCCTGTGGAACTTTGGTCCCATCCCCATGTTTGTGTGCTGTTGTATGATGTCTTCGATTTTGTATTTCTTGGACACGACCACTTCTTTTACTAGGCGTCTTCATAGCCAGTCGTTTAGAGAAACTGCTGAGTCGATGGACGGTGAAATCGAGTCAGTGGTTCATGCTCTCTAGATTCTTTGTGTGGGGGGTTGTTCGTTGAGTTTCAAGAGAGATATATTTGCGGAGTGTTTCTgaaatgtgattgtttatttgcGTTTTCATGTAACAATGATGAGAAGATTATCATATGAAACGCTAACACTTACGCAAAACGCAAATAAACAATCGAGAATAATGCTATGGTCTGTACTCTGTAGAATATATTCTATGTAATTTTTGTGGCACTGAAGCTTATTGCAATGCCTGCTAAATGAATCAAAGATGTATCACAATGCAAGTTGGTATATGTTCTCTCAAGTCTTGCATATGACAACCTATATTGGTCTATACATGCGCAACATAAAAGCTCAAAATTACTACAACAAAACGAATCCTTAACTGCGTTCAAGTAGGGGCAAGAAAGCAAGTGCTCACTAATTAAAAATGCATAATTTAAGCAAATCCGAGATGTTTCTATTGGATGTGAGATGCATGCACCATGTAAGTATAATGCAAGTATTATGCATCGATAAAAAAGAAGTATTATGCATAGATAGATGTGACTGTATATAATTTGTGTGTAGGTAAGAGAGAAGATAATATAATCGTGGTGACAGAAGTATAGAGAGCACAAAAGAGTAGCTAGAGATGCAGCAGGCTCTTCCTGCTCTCTATATTCTGTCAAAAACTAGAAACGTTCAAGCAATCAAGCTTAATGTTACTATACAAAGAAAGAACGCATATAACCAGATTTAGTTAGGCGTTATAACATAGTAGTGGAACTGTTACAGTCTTACAGACTATTATGTTATATGCTCAAAATTTTAGAGgctaaaaacaaataatttttcttaagaTCGTGGGAGTTATGCCCATATATCTTGTCGAaagtatttgaaaattttaatttgaaaaataagaaGTTTGAAACCTAGACTCAAAGGAACCAACTTTCTATTAGGCTACCACCACTTTGCAAATAAATGAATATCTTCATTTAGGTatagttatttttgttttaaagccACATCCAAtggtgagaaaaaaaaagacaaaaaaacaagggaaaaacaaagtaatataatgttctgaaaaaaaaaacttaattttgcgATAAAACATATTTATCGTCGATCTTTCCTCCCCAAAATCACAAAaccgttctttatcaaaaaaaaaaaaaaaaatcacaaaaccaTTCACATCTTCAGAAGTTATTGTTTCATTGATTCGTTTGTAAATTGCAACGCAACCGTAATAGAAACATtaattagggtttttaaacctCGATCGTCCATCGTTTCTTTTCGCATTTTTACCAGGTAACCTTTTTATTCCATCATCTTTATGTCTAATTGTTTATTCATGTATGTATGcatgattaaattatttattttatttttttcgatAAATAATTCCTTCATTGCGTTGATCGATGATAtgaacaagaaaacaaacaaaatctaaGTATATTTTCGCtcgttttagaattttttatgcACAAcacaattaaaatttagttctgaaaaaaagaagaatagaTTGTGTATACATATGTTACAATGAAACTGCTGTTTTTAGGTCGATGTAATTAGCCTGCGAGATGGGTAAGATAACGCTTGGATCTCACACGGTAAAGAG harbors:
- the LOC106436127 gene encoding uncharacterized protein LOC106436127; translation: MWKEESLDLVLVPAGLAVMVGYHVWLGYTIIHRPKLTAISLNAESRRLWVFAMMDDPMKNGVLAVQTIRNNIMASTVLATTAITLCSIIGLFVSSTSASESTASPMIYGNKSPLLATIKNFSILICFLMAFLCNVQSIRYYAHVSFLVTVPVSRGEKEHCEYVARNLNRALYFWFLGLRAFYFSFPLFLWNFGPIPMFVCCCMMSSILYFLDTTTSFTRRLHSQSFRETAESMDGEIESVVHAL